A portion of the Chelmon rostratus isolate fCheRos1 chromosome 15, fCheRos1.pri, whole genome shotgun sequence genome contains these proteins:
- the galnt16 gene encoding polypeptide N-acetylgalactosaminyltransferase 16: protein MRRIRANAIAILTVAWILGTFYYLWQDNKPQSSPSSSASQTRGRGHGQKVVSGRLEIHRDDRTIPLIVTQPLRTEQQSQLLAGFDEKAYLAGKQLKPGDDPYRDHAFNLQESDRLGSERAIRDTRHYRCASLNYDTDLPSTSIIITFHNEARSTLLRTIKSVLMRSPPSLIQEIILIDDFSSDPEDCQLLSQIPKVRCLRNGRREGLIRSRVRGANTASASILTFLDSHCEVNTDWLQPMIQRVKEDHTRVVSPIIDVISLDNFAYLAASADLRGGFDWSLHFKWEQIPIEQKMARSDPTQPIRTPVIAGGIFVMDKSWFNHLGQYDTHMDIWGGENFELSFRVWMCGGSLEILPCSRVGHVFRKRHPYDFPEGNALTYIKNTRRAAEVWMDEYKQYYYSTRPSAQGKAFGSIADRLTLRRKLNCKPFRWYMENVYPELRVPEQEAVSSVLKQGGLCLETRGTDTLGLAECRGVGANRPQSQRWELIEPLIRQQDLCLAISAFTAGSKVKMEPCNAKEPRQKWKPKGTALQHMVSGLCLDSQTPTGPPVITQCRPQMASQSWEPQIIT, encoded by the exons ATGCGCAGGATACGGGCCAACGCCATCGCGATTCTGACCGTTGCGTGGATCCTGGGGACGTTCTATTACCTGTGGCAGGACAACAAGCCCCAGTCGTCGCCGTCGTCGTCGGCTTCGCAGACCCGCGGCAGGGGCCATGGGCAGAAGGTGGTCTCCGGCCGGCTGGAGATCCACCGGGACGACAGGACCATCCCGCTGATT GTGACCCAGCCCCTGCGGACGGAGCAGCAGAGCCAGCTGCTGGCCGGCTTCGATGAGAAGGCCTACCTGGCCGGGAAGCAGCTGAAGCCGGGGGACGACCCGTACAGAGACCACGCCTTCAACCTGCAGGAGAGCGACCGGCTGGGCAGTGAGCGAGCAATCAGAGACACCCGACACTACAG GTGTGCATCTCTTAATTATGACACAGACCTCCCTTCCACAAGTATCATCATCACTTTCCACAATGAGGCTCGCTCCACTCTCCTTCGCACCATCAAAAG TGTCCTGATGCGAAGTCCTCCGTCTCTGATTCAAGAGATAATCTTAATAGATGACTTCAGCTCTGACC ctgaggaCTGCCAGCTGCTCTCTCAGATCCCCAAAGTGCGCTGCCTGAGGAACGGCAGGAGAGAGG GTCTGATCCGATCACGCGTGCGAGGAGCCAACACGGCCTCGGCCTCCATCTTGACCTTCCTGGACAGCCACTGTGAGGTCAACACCGATTGGCTGCAGCCGATGATCCAGAGAGTCAAGGAG GACCATACGCGAGTGGTCAGCCCCATCATTGACGTCATCAGCCTGGATAACTTCGCCTACTTGGCTGCGTCCGCTGACTTGAGAGGAG gTTTTGACTGGAGCCTCCACTTCAAATGGGAGCAGATTCCCATCGAGCAGAAAATGGCGAGGAGCGACCCCACACAGCCAATCAG GACTCCCGTCATTGCTGGTGGGATTTTCGTCATGGACAAGAGCTGGTTCAACCACCTGGGCCAGTATGACACCCACATGGACATCTGGGGAGGGGAGAACTTTG AGCTTTCTTTCCGGGTGTGGATGTGCGGAGGAAGCCTGGAGATTCTTCCCTGCAGCCGGGTGGGTCATGTGTTCAGGAAACGACACCCGTACGACTTCCCTGAAGGAAACGCTCTCACCTACATTAA GAACACCCGACGGGCTGCTGAGGTGTGGATGGACGAGTATAAACAGTACTACTACTCTACGAGGCCGTCGGCCCAGGGCAAGGCCTTTGGCAG CATTGCAGACCGTCTGACGCTGCGGCGGAAGCTGAACTGCAAACCTTTCCGCTGGTATATGGAGAACGTTTACCCTGAGCTGAG GGTCCCGGAGCAGGAAGCGGTGTCCAGTGTGCTGAAACAAGGCGGTTTGTGTCTGGAGACCCGTGGGACAGACACTCTCGGCCTGGCAGAGTGCAGGGGTGTCGGCGCCAACAGGCCGCAGTCGCAG AGGTGGGAACTCATAGAGCCACTGATCCGGCAGCAGGACCTCTGCCTGGCCATTTCAGCCTTCACagcagggtcaaaggtcaagatGGAGCCCTGCAATGCAAAAGAGCCCAGACAG